In Bacteroidales bacterium, a genomic segment contains:
- a CDS encoding DUF1987 domain-containing protein, with translation MEELYIPGSDKTFTFNLKPGYIHIQGCSYPSNASVYFKPAHEWVKKYAEHPETVTILDCDFLCCDSSSARELTDLLHTLMKGINMAGKELKVRWRTDDDEDLLALAETIEERLNLRFEYYK, from the coding sequence ATGGAAGAATTGTACATACCCGGTTCTGATAAAACATTTACTTTTAACTTAAAACCTGGCTATATACATATCCAGGGGTGTTCTTATCCGTCGAATGCCTCGGTTTATTTCAAGCCGGCTCATGAATGGGTGAAGAAATATGCGGAACATCCGGAAACGGTAACGATCCTGGACTGCGATTTTCTTTGCTGTGATTCGTCATCTGCCAGGGAGCTGACGGATCTTCTGCATACCCTTATGAAAGGAATCAATATGGCAGGCAAAGAACTGAAAGTCAGGTGGAGAACCGATGATGACGAAGATCTGCTGGCACTGGCAGAGACCATTGAAGAACGACTGAACCTCCGATTCGAGTATTACAAATAG
- a CDS encoding sugar transferase has product MIRNLANYFLTRRWYVRSKSLKGYSRVLAAFIQVSDILLLVLINLLAWRIYRRIDPDWAPTLTFSLVLFYLVQFVVWFSLLQVANLPKIPRTTRTIVLVFNVLRISFIGLIALFVFKYLFGVWQVTPSLIFLFSALAAVTYSLAHIVSVRLFKIYRSKGYDIHKVLVFADTYSEDFIRKIMEQKEWGFEIVAIISDSRIIKNKFENIVPVYSSRKDPVELIKKHVVDEVIYSRFRFAEEEFRKVILYCFKTGIIFRMQSELSPVDDVKIRLEQLHKMPDLVFLNVPGDNIALMFKSFIDHAVSLALVLISLPVFAVIAIAIKLDSPGPVFFLQKRVGLRGREFNLIKFRTMVKNAEELRKLIEKQNEMDGPVFKVKNDPRVTRVGKFLRETGLDELPQLFNVIKGEMSLVGPRPPLPSEVKQYPDQYLRRLSVKPGITCTWQVVPNRNSVRFERWMQLDMEYIDKWSLKLDFLIFLKTFRTVILRTGL; this is encoded by the coding sequence ATGATAAGAAACCTTGCGAATTATTTCCTTACACGCAGATGGTATGTGCGTTCCAAGTCGCTGAAGGGGTATTCGCGTGTGTTAGCAGCTTTTATTCAGGTTTCCGATATACTGCTTCTTGTTCTCATTAACCTTCTTGCATGGAGGATTTACAGAAGGATTGATCCCGACTGGGCACCGACTCTTACGTTTTCGCTTGTGCTGTTCTATTTGGTTCAGTTCGTGGTCTGGTTTTCCCTTCTTCAGGTAGCAAACCTTCCTAAAATCCCCCGAACTACGCGTACAATAGTGCTGGTTTTCAATGTGTTGCGGATAAGTTTCATCGGATTAATTGCCCTGTTTGTTTTCAAATATCTTTTCGGAGTGTGGCAGGTTACACCATCCTTGATTTTTCTTTTTTCTGCCCTTGCCGCTGTAACATATTCATTGGCTCACATCGTTTCGGTGAGGCTTTTTAAGATTTACAGAAGCAAAGGATATGACATCCACAAGGTACTTGTATTTGCCGATACCTATTCCGAAGATTTCATCCGGAAGATAATGGAACAGAAGGAATGGGGCTTTGAAATTGTTGCCATCATCTCCGATTCACGGATTATTAAAAACAAATTTGAAAATATTGTTCCGGTTTATTCATCCCGTAAAGACCCTGTTGAACTGATTAAAAAACACGTGGTGGATGAAGTGATCTACAGCCGGTTCAGGTTTGCTGAAGAGGAGTTCAGGAAGGTCATTCTCTACTGCTTCAAGACCGGAATTATTTTCCGGATGCAGTCGGAGCTTTCGCCGGTTGACGATGTAAAAATCCGCCTGGAACAATTGCATAAGATGCCTGATCTGGTATTTCTCAATGTTCCGGGTGATAACATCGCCCTTATGTTCAAATCGTTTATTGATCATGCTGTTTCGCTTGCTTTAGTTCTGATTTCTCTCCCTGTTTTTGCTGTGATTGCCATAGCAATTAAACTGGATTCTCCTGGTCCGGTCTTCTTCCTGCAGAAGAGGGTCGGACTCAGGGGAAGAGAGTTCAATCTCATTAAGTTTCGTACCATGGTGAAAAATGCAGAAGAGTTAAGGAAGCTGATTGAGAAACAGAATGAGATGGACGGTCCGGTATTTAAAGTGAAAAATGATCCGAGGGTTACCCGCGTGGGGAAATTTCTGCGGGAGACAGGACTGGATGAACTGCCTCAGCTTTTCAACGTTATCAAGGGCGAAATGTCACTTGTTGGCCCAAGGCCTCCTCTTCCGAGCGAAGTAAAACAATACCCCGACCAGTATCTGCGCCGGCTTTCTGTTAAGCCCGGGATTACCTGCACCTGGCAGGTGGTTCCCAACCGGAACTCCGTCCGGTTTGAACGCTGGATGCAGCTCGATATGGAATACATTGACAAATGGTCTCTGAAACTCGATTTCCTTATCTTTCTGAAAACTTTCCGAACAGTTATTCTTCGTACCGGCCTCTGA
- a CDS encoding polysaccharide biosynthesis tyrosine autokinase yields MIKHREIPIEQTNPVKELIFRALEYKWIYIISLALFLIYFAGKNKYAPRTYENSATILLNKNPKSMLGGGNVLTGLEALEFANNVENEVAVLSSYTLVSNTLFLLDFDVSYYHIKDDFLGKIIGNSAMTTELYTSSPFKIVLDKTHVQPINSFFDISIVNDSVFVLEMHEDKPYLYNYLDGGIRQTGPIYFRKQFQFGKMIDTSFCRFSVTITDLSRAKELQKTGKLAFVMNHPEQIALQYQRNIKAEAKNPGSSVIKITLKGNHEKKVTDFLNKHIDTYLTNNLNKKNKIAVSTIEFIDSQLSDISDSLTTVERRLQSYRSSHQITNLSFQGQKYIEQQTQLENEKARLVLQKRYYDYLVEYLSSNKDGADLVPPSTMNVVDPVMNQLVVELINNNAERASILQNENIQNLFLGQIENKINNLKKTILENARNNLNTIQISINELDYRSKVLANEIARLPGTELQLVGIERKFKLNDAIYTYLLEKRAEAQIARASNTPDFEVIDLARDSMVKAISPKRRLNLVLAVLLGLLLPTVYILLKEFFNVRISEIRDIEAISNLPFLGAIVRSRKETPLVVKEHPRSIVSESFRALRTNIQIRMGTDRPVVLVVTSSTSREGKSFIALNLASSFASFGGKTVLLEFDMHKPVLTENLKLKSGKGLSNFLDGQAAPEEIILASGIEGLDFISSGPVPFNPSELISTQKVNELFEFLKQRYHYIVLDTPPLAAVADTYLLMKHADMNILVTCRNTTPKSLFTAVLANLENNNIENLQVVLNNYELRNGRDEYSYDYSYVQEEGRRKGLSRYLKKFLSFGKLPRVRKG; encoded by the coding sequence ATGATAAAGCATCGTGAAATTCCTATCGAACAGACCAATCCCGTCAAGGAATTAATCTTCAGGGCACTTGAATACAAATGGATTTATATCATCAGTCTTGCTTTGTTTTTAATCTACTTTGCCGGGAAAAACAAATATGCCCCCCGTACCTACGAAAATTCAGCTACCATTCTCCTGAACAAGAATCCAAAATCCATGCTGGGAGGCGGTAATGTGCTTACAGGCCTCGAAGCTCTTGAGTTTGCCAATAATGTGGAAAACGAGGTGGCTGTTCTTTCTTCTTATACCCTTGTGAGCAACACCCTTTTCTTACTCGATTTTGATGTATCCTATTACCATATCAAAGATGATTTTCTCGGGAAGATTATCGGCAACTCGGCCATGACCACCGAGCTTTATACAAGCTCTCCTTTTAAGATCGTTCTCGACAAGACCCATGTTCAGCCTATCAATTCTTTTTTCGATATTTCAATTGTCAACGATTCGGTTTTTGTGCTGGAAATGCATGAAGATAAGCCTTATCTATACAATTATCTCGACGGAGGTATCCGGCAAACAGGCCCGATCTATTTCCGTAAACAATTTCAGTTCGGAAAGATGATTGATACCAGTTTCTGTCGCTTTTCCGTAACCATTACAGACCTGTCAAGAGCTAAGGAACTTCAGAAAACCGGAAAGCTGGCATTTGTTATGAATCACCCGGAACAGATTGCCTTGCAGTATCAGAGAAACATAAAAGCAGAGGCTAAAAACCCCGGTTCATCGGTTATCAAAATCACCCTGAAAGGAAATCACGAAAAGAAGGTGACTGATTTTCTGAACAAGCATATTGATACCTATTTAACCAATAACCTGAACAAAAAGAACAAAATTGCTGTCAGTACCATTGAATTTATTGATTCACAGCTTTCTGATATTTCGGACTCCCTTACTACCGTTGAAAGGAGACTGCAATCCTACCGTTCCTCCCATCAGATCACCAATCTGAGTTTTCAGGGGCAGAAGTATATCGAACAACAGACCCAGCTGGAAAATGAGAAAGCACGGCTGGTTTTGCAAAAACGATACTATGATTACCTGGTGGAATATCTTTCTTCAAACAAAGATGGAGCTGACCTGGTGCCTCCTTCGACCATGAATGTTGTTGACCCGGTCATGAACCAGCTTGTGGTGGAACTGATCAACAACAATGCAGAAAGAGCCTCAATTCTGCAGAACGAAAATATTCAGAACCTTTTTCTCGGGCAGATAGAAAATAAAATTAACAACCTGAAAAAGACGATATTGGAAAACGCCCGGAACAACCTGAATACCATTCAGATTTCCATTAATGAACTGGATTACCGGAGCAAGGTTCTTGCAAACGAAATTGCACGCCTTCCGGGCACTGAGCTTCAGCTGGTGGGCATTGAAAGGAAATTTAAGCTGAACGATGCTATTTATACCTATTTACTCGAGAAAAGAGCTGAGGCACAAATAGCCAGAGCATCCAATACACCTGATTTTGAAGTGATTGATTTGGCCAGAGACTCCATGGTCAAAGCCATATCGCCCAAACGAAGGCTCAACCTGGTTCTGGCGGTTCTATTGGGGCTTCTCCTTCCTACCGTTTACATTCTTCTGAAAGAGTTCTTCAATGTCCGCATCTCAGAAATCCGCGATATTGAAGCCATCAGCAACCTGCCTTTCCTTGGGGCTATTGTGAGGAGCCGGAAGGAAACCCCGCTGGTTGTTAAGGAGCACCCGCGTTCTATCGTTTCAGAATCGTTCCGGGCCCTGCGTACCAATATTCAGATACGCATGGGAACCGACAGGCCTGTTGTCCTGGTGGTTACCTCTTCCACAAGCCGGGAAGGGAAAAGCTTCATTGCCCTGAATCTGGCTTCATCCTTTGCTTCCTTCGGAGGAAAAACGGTCCTTCTCGAATTCGATATGCACAAACCGGTTTTGACAGAAAACCTGAAACTTAAATCCGGCAAGGGGTTAAGTAATTTTCTCGACGGGCAGGCAGCCCCCGAAGAAATTATTCTGGCATCTGGCATTGAAGGCCTTGATTTTATCTCCTCAGGTCCCGTTCCCTTTAATCCTTCGGAGCTGATCAGTACCCAGAAGGTGAATGAACTGTTTGAATTCCTGAAGCAGCGGTATCATTATATTGTTCTTGATACACCTCCGCTTGCGGCTGTAGCCGATACCTACCTGCTGATGAAACACGCCGATATGAACATTCTGGTTACCTGCCGGAATACCACTCCAAAGAGTCTGTTTACGGCAGTTCTGGCCA